In Paroedura picta isolate Pp20150507F chromosome 6, Ppicta_v3.0, whole genome shotgun sequence, one genomic interval encodes:
- the TASL gene encoding TLR adapter interacting with SLC15A4 on the lysosome isoform X2, with protein MLSEGYLCRILYHDYLNYKLCSKQGEETAHEMITLNDTTFESTEETQGRNVFWRCRSFGKFIFSVCSKENRNSGQQKDALTEATQGLVFERQTSPAVEICIGSTINRETYLVPSSCNSICKNYNDLHIAGGQVMPMSSVKTEFNYDSGIGPFLESSEIPPPMESISVPPTEVSRKPAQGYSSCWRVASIMQHQQPLSNSILNDYLEEKVVELYKQYIMDGMGNSASPTQILASEFIMTNVDQISVKLSQERNMKTTKAKDMVISCLLRLASGKASTEMSTPSLHISQSSTIIK; from the coding sequence ATGTTGTCAGAAGGGTATCTCTGTAGGATTCTTTACCATGATTACTTGAATTACAAGCTGTGCAGCAAGCAAGGAGAAGAGACAGCCCATGAGATGATCACTTTGAATGATACCACCTTTGAATCCACAGAAGAAACACAAGGCAGAAATGTGTTCTGGAGGTGCAGGTCTTTTGGCAAATTCATCTTTTCTGTCTGTTctaaagaaaacagaaacagtgGGCAACAGAAGGATGCATTGACAGAAGCTACTCAAGGTCTAGTATTTGAAAGGCAAACATCTCCAGCTGTGGAAATTTGCATAGGATctacaataaacagagaaacttATCTGGTTCCATCTTCTTGTAACAGTATTTGTAAAAACTACAATGATTTGCATATTGCTGGAGGCCAGGTGATGCCGATGAGCTCAGTAAAAACAGAGTTTAATTATGACAGTGGGATTGGTCCATTCTTGGAATCCTCAGAGATTCCACCACCAATGGAATCCATATCAGTGCCACCTACAGAAGTCTCCCGCAAGCCAGCTCAAGGGTATTCATCATGCTGGCGGGTAGCCAGCATCATGCAGCATCAGCAGCCCCTCTCTAATTCAATCCTGAATGACTACTTGGAGGAGAAGGTGGTGGAGCTCTACAAGCAATATATCATGGATGGCATGGGCAACAGTGCATCTCCCACTCAAATCTTGGCATCAGAATTCATCATGACCAATGTAGATCAAATCAGCGTGAAGCTATCACAAGAGAGAAACATGAAGACCACCAAAGCCAAAGACATGGTAATTAGCTGTCTATTGCGACTGGCCAGTGGGAAAGCATCTACTGAAATGAGCACTCCTAGCCTCCatatttcccagtccagcactatTATAAAATAA